A genomic window from Diospyros lotus cultivar Yz01 chromosome 2, ASM1463336v1, whole genome shotgun sequence includes:
- the LOC127795997 gene encoding uncharacterized protein LOC127795997 isoform X1, producing the protein MAATHCPFNKKDGASLSVARGCAWLFPKFEVAASSSIVATPLLFGLSLLSFVLTDRTIFDEGAMRALHDKRVSDCLAGSHNSCSIAGAARLSSNHPRTSTAALCLDPIRTFLRMENKDNALTVLGSNTSAATFLASVSLTLSSLIGAWIANNSNIFRSSIIYGDTRPSTMSIKFISLLICFILAFSCFVQSARCFIHANYLVSISDSNIPINYVELPVIRGGEFWSLGLRALYFAIDLLLWFFGPIPMFATSVAMVVLLYYLDTNTTPLHNHRRLPAGKPAVGL; encoded by the exons ATGGCAGCCACGCATTGCCCCTTCAACAAGAAGGATGGCGCTAGCCTGTCAGTTGCGCGGGGTTGTGCCTGGTTGTTTCCCAAATTTGAGGTTGCAGCATCCTCCAGTATTGTGGCTACGCCTTTGCTCTTTGGTCTTAGCCTTTTGTCCTTCGTTCTCACAGACCGCACCATTTTTGACGAAGGGGCGATGCGTGCCCTCCACGACAAGAGAGTTTCTGATTGTTTAGCAGGCTCACACAACAGTTGTTCCATTGCTGGAGCCGCGCGCCTGTCAAGCAACCATCCACGTACGTCGACCGCAGCACTTTGTCTCGATCCAATTCGGACTTTCTTGAGA aTGGAAAACAAAGACAACGCTCTCACAGTCCTCGGATCAAACACCTCGGCTGCAACTTTCTTGGCGTCAGTTTCCCTAACCCTGAGCTCCCTCATCGGCGCATGGATCGCAAACAACTCCAACATCTTCCGAAGCTCCATCATCTACGGTGACACCAGGCCCTCCACCATGTCCATCAAGTTCATAAGCCTCTTGATCTGCTTCATCCTCGCGTTCTCGTGCTTCGTCCAGTCGGCCAGATGCTTCATCCACGCCAACTATCTGGTCAGCATTTCAGACAGCAACATACCCATCAACTACGTCGAGCTGCCAGTCATAAGGGGCGGCGAGTTCTGGTCGCTTGGGCTCAGAGCCCTTTACTTCGCCATTGATTTGTTGCTGTGGTTCTTCGGTCCCATTCCCATGTTCGCCACCTCCGTCGCCATGGTGGTGCTCCTCTACTACCTCGACACCAACACCACGCCTCTGCACAACCACCGCCGCCTGCCGGCCGGGAAGCCGGCGGTTGGCCTGTGA
- the LOC127795997 gene encoding uncharacterized protein LOC127795997 isoform X2: MVFQKEYLDLVLVPTGLILMFSYHLYLLYRYLCLPHTTVFGFENNDKRAWVEKVVQMENKDNALTVLGSNTSAATFLASVSLTLSSLIGAWIANNSNIFRSSIIYGDTRPSTMSIKFISLLICFILAFSCFVQSARCFIHANYLVSISDSNIPINYVELPVIRGGEFWSLGLRALYFAIDLLLWFFGPIPMFATSVAMVVLLYYLDTNTTPLHNHRRLPAGKPAVGL; encoded by the exons ATGGTGTTCCAGAAAGAGTACCTTGATCTGGTGCTCGTCCCAACTGGGCTGATCCTCATGTTTTCCTACCATCTCTACCTCCTCTACAGATACCTATGTCTTCCCCACACCACCGTCTTCGGCTTCGAGAACAATGACAAGCGAGCTTGGGTCGAGAAAGTCGTCCAG aTGGAAAACAAAGACAACGCTCTCACAGTCCTCGGATCAAACACCTCGGCTGCAACTTTCTTGGCGTCAGTTTCCCTAACCCTGAGCTCCCTCATCGGCGCATGGATCGCAAACAACTCCAACATCTTCCGAAGCTCCATCATCTACGGTGACACCAGGCCCTCCACCATGTCCATCAAGTTCATAAGCCTCTTGATCTGCTTCATCCTCGCGTTCTCGTGCTTCGTCCAGTCGGCCAGATGCTTCATCCACGCCAACTATCTGGTCAGCATTTCAGACAGCAACATACCCATCAACTACGTCGAGCTGCCAGTCATAAGGGGCGGCGAGTTCTGGTCGCTTGGGCTCAGAGCCCTTTACTTCGCCATTGATTTGTTGCTGTGGTTCTTCGGTCCCATTCCCATGTTCGCCACCTCCGTCGCCATGGTGGTGCTCCTCTACTACCTCGACACCAACACCACGCCTCTGCACAACCACCGCCGCCTGCCGGCCGGGAAGCCGGCGGTTGGCCTGTGA
- the LOC127795995 gene encoding trans-resveratrol di-O-methyltransferase-like codes for MEPNSGQAASESFRAQALIYKHALNYGTSFCLSFAIQLGIPDVIHRHAQPMTLPELVSALQLSPEKTIPLRRVMALLVHSGFFSVNFNKEQKEEYSLTPSSRLLLRGELSSLSPFVQVLVHPVLSNPWRFLGDWFRGCKEQTVFETAHGVGLWDYGGKDPGFNGLFNEGMASDSRMMRLVVGDCKEIFEGVNSLVDVGGGTGNVAKIILQAFPHIKCTVFDLPHVVSGQPEDTNLSYVGGDLFESIPPADAILFKHVMHNWSDEECLKILKKCRESIAKKKDAGKVIIIDMVVDMQGDDADITETKLLFDILMMVLTTGRERNEREWEKMFLEAGFTSYKITPIFGLRSIIEAFP; via the exons ATGGAACCCAATTCCGGCCAAGCAGCAAGTGAATCGTTCAGAGCTCAAGCTCTCATCTACAAGCATGCCCTGAACTACGGAACCTCCTTCTGCCTCAGCTTTGCGATTCAGCTCGGAATACCGGACGTAATCCACCGCCATGCGCAGCCCATGACTCTCCCGGAGCTGGTTTCGGCTCTCCAACTGTCGCCGGAAAAAACCATTCCTCTTCGCCGGGTCATGGCCTTGCTGGTTCACTCGGGATTTTTTTCTGTTAATTTCAACAAGGAACAGAAAGAAGAGTATTCTCTCACGCCATCGTCCAGGCTGCTCCTCAGAGGTGAGCTTTCCAGCTTGTCGCCATTTGTCCAGGTTCTAGTCCATCCGGTTCTCTCCAATCCTTGGCGGTTTTTGGGAGATTGGTTCAGGGGATGCAAGGAACAAACAGTTTTCGAGACTGCTCACGGGGTTGGGTTGTGGGATTACGGTGGGAAGGACCCTGGATTTAATGGCCTTTTCAATGAGGGAATGGCCAGCGATTCTCGGATGATGAGATTGGTGGTCGGAGACTGCAAGGAAATCTTTGAAGGGGTGAATTCGCTAGTGGATGTCGGCGGCGGCACCGGCAACGTTGCCAAGATCATTTTGCAGGCTTTCCCACATATAAAATGCACGGTGTTTGATCTGCCTCACGTTGTTTCAGGCCAGCCGGAGGATACGAACTTGAGCTATGTCGGGGGTGATCTATTCGAGTCCATCCCGCCGGCGGATGCCATTCTCTTTAAG CATGTTATGCATAATTGGAGCGACGAGGAGTGCCTGAAGATACTGAAGAAATGCAGAGAATCCATAGCCAAAAAGAAGGATGCAGGAAAGGTGATCATCATAGACATGGTGGTAGATATGCAGGGAGACGATGCTGATATAACTGAAACTAAGCTTCTGTTTGACATCTTAATGATGGTTTTGACCACTGGAagggagagaaatgagagagagtgGGAGAAGATGTTCTTGGAGGCTGGTTTTACTAGCTACAAGATTACACCCATCTTTGGTCTGAGGTCCATTATTGAGGCATTTCCTTAG